One Microcoleus sp. FACHB-672 genomic window, GCTGTAATTGTGTAAGTTTAGGAAAAGGCGAGCGTTCGGACTTTGAGAAATTAAATTATATTGCAATAGAAACGCAGGTTGCAGCGGAATTTAGCTTAAAAAGTCGGCATATTTTTTTTCTTATGTGGCATCGGTTATCCAATTTTGCCAGCAAGTGTATTAATAGAAAAGTGTGATGTCTAGGTGGCGGTTGCCGGCACCGCCACTCTTAACTGAGCAAGCATCATGCTTTTTCCGCCCGTAGTAGAGTCTGGCATTAAAGCTTGCCATTCTGAATACTGACATCTTTTAAAACAATGTGCTGCTTACTATCAAACAGGATCTTTCTTTGCTGTTGTAATTTACTCAGTAGCCGCGTGATTGTCACCCTGGTGGTACAGCAAGTGTTAGCCAGATCCTCATGGGTGAGACGAACACTCAAACGAGTTCCTTCATCTACAGGTTCACCAATTTGCTGTTTTAGAAGATGCAACAAACAGGTTAATCGGTCGATGACACGCCGCTGTCCAAAAATCGCTAATAACGATTCTGTGTGCTGTAGGCGTTGGTTCATTTGAGTTAAAAGAGCTTGGGCTAGAATTGGCGAAGCTGTGATTTCTGCTTCAGAAAAACACACCAGATGAACGTCGGAAAGTGCTTTTGCTTCGTAAGTTTGTAGGGAAGTAGAACTCAGTCCAAAGTGCATTTGTGGCCCTAACAAACCCACGATTACCTCTTCGCCATTTGCACAGAGAGTGCTTAACTTGACCAATCCCTTAGAGACTTGCCAAATTACTTGGGGCTTGAGGGAGATAATTTCCCCTTTGGTGTAGACATAAGCAGGACGATCTTGGCTACCGTCGCTGCCATTATTTTCTCTTTGCGCTCGTTTTTGCTCCGTAATGTCACGAAGCAGCCACAGTAGGACAACTGGCTGGTTCGGGGTGCGGATAGTGGCAACTCTCATCGCCGCCTCCAACATTTCACCGTGACGCTGCTGTAGGCGCATTTCCCCCCATATCGCTTGATTGTCGTGGTACAGCCGATTTACTTGGGTGCGAAAGTCCTTGCGTTCTTCTGGGGGAATGAAAATGGCCAGCGGTTTACCGGCTAATGCCATCTGCGAAACGTTGAGCATCTGGGCGGCGGCCCGGTTTGCTTCGATGATCTTCCCGTCGCGATCCGTTACGATGTAGCCGTCTGGGGCGAATTCAAACAAATCTTCATAGCGCTGACGTTCGGCTTCTAACGCCGCTCGTGCTGATGTTAGTTCCTCATTCTTCAGCTGTAGCTCTTCCACGGCTACTTGCAATTCTTCAGAGGCGATGCCGAGTTCCTTGAAGGCTGCCGGCAGCAAATTCGGTTGCTCCTCAACGGAAGAATAAGCGTATTGATAAAGCTCGGCCAGCTGCCAGTGAAACGTCTCTACTTTCTTCGCAAATAACT contains:
- a CDS encoding PAS domain S-box protein translates to MNVKLFAKKVETFHWQLAELYQYAYSSVEEQPNLLPAAFKELGIASEELQVAVEELQLKNEELTSARAALEAERQRYEDLFEFAPDGYIVTDRDGKIIEANRAAAQMLNVSQMALAGKPLAIFIPPEERKDFRTQVNRLYHDNQAIWGEMRLQQRHGEMLEAAMRVATIRTPNQPVVLLWLLRDITEQKRAQRENNGSDGSQDRPAYVYTKGEIISLKPQVIWQVSKGLVKLSTLCANGEEVIVGLLGPQMHFGLSSTSLQTYEAKALSDVHLVCFSEAEITASPILAQALLTQMNQRLQHTESLLAIFGQRRVIDRLTCLLHLLKQQIGEPVDEGTRLSVRLTHEDLANTCCTTRVTITRLLSKLQQQRKILFDSKQHIVLKDVSIQNGKL